GCGGTGGCGGGCTGGCTGCCGGAGGCCGAGTTGACCTTCGCGGCGCTCGAGGTCGGCACCCGCGACACCCGCACCGTGTTCAACGCGCTGCGCAAGGACAATTGGCTGCACTGCTTCGCCGAGGGCGGCCACCGCCATCCCAGCGCCGAGGCGATCCGCCGCGAACTGCGCGACGCCTTCTATCCCGATACGCCGGAATGGAAGCGGCTGGTGTGGGGCCATGCGACCGAGGTGGTGACCGCCGCGCTGGCGGCGCTGTAGCCTGGCCGGCGCGCATTGCGGGGCCGCGACGGACGCGGCAGGGAAATTTGCGGCCGGGCCGCCGCTTACGCTATAGAGACCGCCACGCACCCGTAGCTCAGCTGGATAGAGTGTCGCCCTCCGAAGGCGAAGGTCATAGGTTCGAATCCTATCGGGTGCGCCAAATACCGATTGTTGTTATGTGTAGCGACTCCGCCAAGCGAGTTGAACACAAGGTCCATTTGCTTCGGGTCGGAAGCGGTCGTTTGAGCGCCGCCGGCTGAATGTCCGCTGCGCGAGGAAAAGGCGGCTCAGTTTCCGCCCGCCCTGGAAACACGATATTTTCTGACCAACTGGCAGCGTCCGGGAAATATCGGTTCAACAGCATGCCCGGGGGGAAACATGTCGAGGGTGATGCTGGCAGCGCTGGTTTGTGGACTGCTCTGTGGTCTGGGGGGCGTGCACGACAGTCACGATCGGCGATGTCCCGTCCACGGCCGTGCTGAGTTCTCCCGACGACTCCTACTATGTGCTGGGCCTGAGCCCGGCCCAGACGCGCGCGATGATCGTCGAAGGTTCCGTGTCGAACGGCGAGTTCGAGCAGCGACACGTGCCGCTCACGCCGTTCGTCATGAACGTGCCGCGGGACGGCTTCCTCGTCGGACATTCCGGCTCCGGACGGACGCTGGAGCTTCAACAGGTGTTTGATGAGAGCGGCAGAATCCCAGTCGCTTTTGCACCGTGCAAAACGGGTGCAAAGGCGCTTGTCTTCGACGCGCCGCCCGGCACCGTCGTCTACATCACGAGCGTAACCTTCATGCGCGCCGAGGAGGGGCTTGTGCCTTCTTACTCAAACAACCTGGAAGGGGCGCGCGCATTCTTGAAGACGCATTATCCCGGACTGGCCGACAAACTCGCACAGGGCCACTACCATCTGCTGACGGCAGACCACGCATGCGGGCTCGTCCCGTAGGAGCCATATCCGGCGGGGCGTCGGACATCGTCTAGGCGGTCACGCTGACCGCCGACCCCGGAGAGCCGGCATCCTGGCGAAACGCGTCGAGCAGGTTCAGAACCGGCGAGGTTCCGCCGCTTCCCGAGAATCCGGCCGCCTGGAAGGCCGCCACCGCGCTCGCGAATTGCGAGGCGTTCACGGAGCCGGCTTGCGTCGGATCGAGGGCGCTGAAGTCGCTGTCGGCCTGGGCCGTCGTTCCGCCGAGCCCCGTCACGAAGTTTTCGAACTCGGATTGGTCGACCGCGCCGCTGCCATCGCCGTCCATGGCCTGCAGCAGGTCATTGCCGACCTGGTCGGCCGAAGGCGGCCGATGGTGATGGTGGTGATGCGGCGCCGCACCGCCCGTGCCCTGCGCCTGCTGCAGATCGTTCGCCAGTTGGGTCTGCGTGAGATTGCCCGAGCCGCTCGGATCGAGGCCGGCGAACAGGGCGTCGCCCTGCGCGGCAGTACCGCCCTGTTTCTCGATGTAGGTCTCCATCTCGCTCTGCGAGACCGTGCCGTCACCGTCGCCGTCCATCGCCGCGAAGAGCTGGCCGAGCGGATCGGATGCCGAGCTGGCCGCGGTGATCGCGGTCGAGGCGGACATCGTCGCAAGGCCGGTGCTGCTGCCCGCCGCGGCGGTCTGCGTGCCGGCCTGTTGCTGCAGCTGTGTCAGCAGCGCGAGGATCTCGTCGCTGAGCGATCCCTTGGCGCTTCCGGTCAGCGCCGTGTCGGCCGCGCCTTGCGGCGGCGGCGCGGCGCAATCGGCGAAAGCGGCCGGCGGCGTGCCGGTTGCGCCGGCGCTTGCCTTCGTGCCGGTGAGTTGCGCCAGAAGCGCGGCAAGGCCTTGGCTGAGCCCGCCTGCCGCACCGACACTGCTTATGGACATGAGGCTGCTCCGCTGGGCCGCAATCGGCGCCGTTGCACCGATGGTTTCCCGGGTCCTGCAGAAGACATGCCCCGGCAATGCGGCACCGGCCGCGCGAATAACAGCCTTAGCGATTTCTTATCCGGCAGAGTCTTGCGACAAGTCGGGCAATTGTGGACCGGCATGCGGAAGCTTTTGCCGGGGCATTCCTGTCATGCCGGCCGTGATTGCCGGCCCGGCCCCGCGCCGATAAGTTCGCCGCGCAGCTTCCAGCCACGGCCCGACATGCGCGTCCTGCATTTCCTGTTCGCCACGGTCTTCGCGCTTGTCGCCGGTGGTGCCGCCGTCGCAGCCGATGCGCCAGCCCCCGTCCAAGGTCCCAAAGTCCTGATCCAGACGTCGATGGGCGACATCACATTACAGCTCGATCCGGAACATGCGCCGCTGACCGTCGCCAACTTCCTGCGCTACGCGAAGGAAGGCCATTTCGACGGCACGGTGGTCTATCGCGTGGTGCCGGGCTTCGTGATCCAGGCCGGCAGCTGGACCGCCGATCTGCAGACGCGTCCGACGCATGCGCCGATCCCGCTCGAGGCCGGCCTCGGCAATCTGCGCGGCACGGTGGCGATGGCGCGAGCCGAACCCGACAGCGCCACGGCGGAGTTCTTCATCAATCTCGCGGACAACACCGCGCTCGACCGGCAAGCCGGCGACACCGCCAACGCCACCGGCTATGCCGTGTTCGGCCAGGTGGTGGGCGGCATGGAGGTGGTGGACAAGATCGCCACCGTGCCGCTGGGCGATCATGGTCCCATGCCCGGCGCCGCGCCGGTCGATCCGATCACCATCACCAAGGTCACGGTGCTGCCGGACGCCGCCCCGTGACACCGGCCGGGCGCAATCGCGACCTGGGGCCGGTGACGGAACGGTGCGGCGATATCTCCCATCCTCTCTGGCCGCCGGCATCGCACATCTGGTAGGACCGCAGGACGCGCCGGTGCTGCGTCGTGCCAAGGCGGTCGCCGCCGATGGTCCCGGAGAGAACGCATGAGCGAACCGCAGAGTGGAAGCCGCCTGGTCG
The nucleotide sequence above comes from Rhizomicrobium sp.. Encoded proteins:
- a CDS encoding peptidylprolyl isomerase produces the protein MRVLHFLFATVFALVAGGAAVAADAPAPVQGPKVLIQTSMGDITLQLDPEHAPLTVANFLRYAKEGHFDGTVVYRVVPGFVIQAGSWTADLQTRPTHAPIPLEAGLGNLRGTVAMARAEPDSATAEFFINLADNTALDRQAGDTANATGYAVFGQVVGGMEVVDKIATVPLGDHGPMPGAAPVDPITITKVTVLPDAAP